The Candidatus Desulfovibrio trichonymphae region CAGCCGTATGCAGTCGTTTGACAAACACCGCATGGCGGTACAGCGTTTTCGTGGAGGTGTTTGTTCTCGGCCTGCGTCTGCTCGGCCTTGCAAGGGATATGGGAATGGCCTGGTTTTAACTGCAGACGCCCTCGCGGCCGCTGTGCGGCATTTTTGAAAGCCGTGTTTTTTAAATTATAACAGGAGATTGCATGGGCTTTTTCCCCGCTGTCAAACGTTTTTTTGGCGGCGCATCTGCCGCTTCTGCTGAAGTTGTGTCCGGTGTGGAGGATGTGCCCGCCGTTGCCGTCGTCAGAGAAGAGGATGCCGTCGCGCTGACCCTGCGTCTGCGTGAGGCCGAACCACGGCTTTCCATCTGGCTCGGCATCATTCTGGAGGGAGTGGACACGGCGGGCGATCTGCTCAACGCGCGCCTGCTCTTTTTGCTACGCGCGCTGCAAGCGCCGGAGGAGGAGGCGCAAACATTTGTGCGCGACTTTGCCGACTGGCTTGCATGTATGGAATACCGCAATATTGAGGAATTTTCTTCGGAATTGCAGTACCGTCTGGCGCTCGCTCTGGATATGGAAGATGAAGAAGACGAGCGCAGTCGTCTGTTTGTCAAAATAAGCGAAGGCCTGGCCCGCACGCGGGAAACGCTGGCCTGTCGTCTGGACGTTCTTTTTGCCGGGCATGGCGGGATTGACGACGCGTTCTGGGAAAATCTGGAAGAAATATTCATCATGGCCGATATGGGCTATGAAACAGCGCTGGCGCTGGTGGAACGCCTTAAAGAGCGCGCTCGCCGCGCTGGTATGACCGAGGCCGGACAGGCGCGTGATCTGCTGTGCGCCGAGGTGGAAAAAATTTTCAGCATGCCGCGCCGCATCAGTGCTGTGAACCCGCCGGAAGTTGTGCTGATTGTCGGAGTGAACGGAGTTGGAAAAACAACGACCATAGGCAAGCTCGCGCACCGAGCCCGTATGCAGGGCAAAAAGGTGATGATGGCGGCTGCGGACACATTTCGCGCGGCGGCTATGGAACAGTTGCAGGTGTGGGCCGGGCGCACGGGCGCGCTTTTTTACGCCAAACACGCCGGTTCGGAGCCTGCCTCTGTTGCTTTTGAGGCTATGGAAGAGGCGCTGAGGCAAGAGGTGGATGTGCTGTTTGTGGATACGGCCGGGCGTTTGCAGACCAATGTCAACCTTATGGAAGAGCTCACCAAGATATGTCAGGTGCTCGGCAAAAAGCACCCGGGCGCGCCGCACCGCTGCATACTTGTTATTGACGCCACAACAGGGCAGAATGCCCTGTCGCAGACAAAGCTCTTTAAAGAGGCCGTGGGAGTGGACGAACTTGTGTTGACCAAGCTTGATGGCACGGCCAAGGGCGGCATTGCCGTGGCTGTGGCGATGCAGCACAGTCTGCACATTACGTTCGTCGGCCTTGGCGAAAAGCTGGATGATCTGCGCCCCTTCAACGGGGCTGATTACGCCCGCGCCCTGTTGGGCGGGCAGGAAGGGCAGGGGTTTTAAAAGGGAAGCCTTATTTTTACAGTGTCCGCATAATGGTAAGCAGGTTTTGGTAGCTGTCCACATTATGGTATTTGACGCCGGTGGTGGAGATTTCGTTGAACAGTTTTTTTGTGCAGTCGATCTTGGCCTTTTCTATCGGCCTGAGTTCCAGGCTGTCCATTGTGCCTTTGGTTTCAGCAATAAAGAAAATGTGTTTGACTGTGTCGCGCTTGAAGGCGATGCCCCAATCCGGCGAATAATGGCCCATGGGCGTCGGGAATAGAAGCCCTTGGGGCCGCTTGGTAGTTTGGCGTATACAACCACCTCTGTGCCGTCCGTGAACACATAATCCTGCACGGCTTTTTTCGCTTGAAAGGCCTTTGCATATTCCTGCGACGACTTGCTCATATGGAAGATATCTTGCTTGTACGGCTCCTCGGCGCTCGGCATATATAAAATATGCTCTACTATTACAGCCGGTTTTTGTTTGTTGATCTCGTCGCTGACCTTGCTGATGAACTCCTCCGGGTTCCCGCGGAACATATGCTGCCTGACAGGTTCAAGGCCGCCAAGTATCGCCGCCGTTGAGCGGCGCGGTATTCCGGCGTCACATGATCGTCCAGGTCAATATAGTCGTTCTTCAGCAAGTAATTGTGGATGACCTTTGCCTCACGTTCCTCACGTTCCGAGATTGTACGAGGTGTTCCATCCAACCGGATTTTGTTCTGTAAATCCGACACGAATTTGGCGTAGCTCTCGCTGGCGATGACGGTCAGCGTATTTACATCCTGAACATCTTCACCCAGGGCGTCCAAATCCTGACGGTCGCCGGACTGGTTGACGCACAGGCGCAGACCGCGCCCGACTTCCTGCCGTCTGGCGGTCGCGTTGTCGGGGTGCTTTAAAGTGCAAATCTGGAACACGTTCGGATTGTTCCAACCTTCACGGAGCGCGGAGTGGGAAAAGATGAACCGGGTCGGCTCATCAAACGAGAGCAAGCGTTCCTTGTTTTTCAGAATCAGGTCATAGTCCGAGAACTCGCTGCCCCGTTTCACCGCGCTGTTTACGGCGCGGCCATGTTTGTCGATGGGAAAATAGCCCCGATGCGTGTCGCGAGGTTTAATGCCGCGCAGGTATTGTTGATAGGGTGATTCAAGGCATCGTCCGCTGCCCGTTGAACGCGGCCGCATACTCTTCCTCAAAAACCCGGCCGTATTCGCCGAGACGCTCGGTTGCCGTCCTCGTCATATTGCCTGTACCTGGCAACCTCGTCTAGGCGTGGGCCGGCTACCCATGCCGAAAATCTGTCCACTTTGTTAGCAAATCAAAATACAAAATACAAAATCAACAAATGTCTCGAAAGGGGAATTCTTATTTGAAAAAATCTCAGTAATCATTAAGATAAGCGCATCACACATCATAAACCTTATAAACCTTGAAAAATAAAGGTAGGTGTTGAAATGCATAAAAATCCATCAATAACATCAAAATGGCTGAGCACTGCCGAGGTAGCCGAGTATTTGGGGGCCAGCCAAAATTTCCTTGCAGGAGTTGATGTTATGTGGACGGTCAAGATTCATAAAAAAGTGAAAAAAACGCTGAAAGCGCCTCCTGTGCCCGTACAAAAAGCAGTCGAACTACTGACCTTTGAGTTGAGAGCAGGCGGGCCGGTGGCTGGAACATGGCCTAACTACGGCAAACTCGGCGACAACAAACACCATTGTCACCTGAAAAAGGGCAAGCCTGCCTATGTTGCCGTATGGTTGGAAGTCAAGAAAGAAACACAGACTATTGAGGTGACGTATGTTGGAACACACGGAAAAGCACCCTACTGACGCGGCGAAGTTTTTCTTGGTATGCTTTTGTCGGCGGGCATTGTTTGAGGATGTAGGGGCCATTCTTGAGGCCAAAGGCTGTGTCATCAAACAGACGGCTACCGAACAGAAAAAGGACAGGAGGCGCGTATGGCTGTAACGATGCCGGATAGATGGAGCGCATTCGATACCGTCAGTTCAAAAAATTCTTGACTCGGGGGCGTTGTCTAAACATGCTTTGCGGGAAAGGCGATTATCCCTTGCCGGCCTTCAAAGATTTTTTATATACTAAGGGAGACGACGCCATATTTTTGTGCGTTACTAAGGAGTGCTCTATGACAAGCCGAATCAAAACCGTTTTCCTGCTGACTCTGCTTTCAGCAATAATGATTATGCTCGGCGGCATGATGGGCGGCCGTTCAGGCGTCATCATAGCCTTTGGTCTTGCATTGCTTATGAATGCGGGCAGTTACTGGTATTCGGACAAAATTGTGCTTTCCATGTATCGTGCGAGGGAAACAGCGCCCGAAGAAGCGCCGTACCTGCACGCCGTTGTAGAGGAACTGGCCGGCAAGGCGGGCATACCCAAGCCGCGCGTCTGCGTTGTGCCTGAAGAAGCCCCCAACGCCTTCGCCACGGGACGTGACCAGCAGCACGCCGTTGTGGCCGTGACGGAAGGCATCTTGCGGCTACTTTCTCCGGAACAGCTGCGTGGCGTGCTCTCCCATGAAATCGGCCATATCGTAAACCGTGACATTCTGATCCAGACTGTGGCCGGGGTGCTCGCTTCCGCCATTGTCACACTGGCCAATATTTTTCAGTTTACGGCCCTCTTTGGTGGCAACAGGGATGGCGAAGGCGGCGGCAACCCTGTCGGCGCGCTGGCACTCGCCCTGCTCGCGCCCATCGCGGCCGGCCTTATCCAGATGGCCATTTCGCGGTCGCGGGAATATCTGGCCGACGACATGGGGGCGCATCTGTGCGGGCGCCCTCAGGAACTCGCCGGAGCGCTCGCCAAACTGGGCGCGGCGAGCGGCAGGATTCCCATGCAGGCCGGCAATCCCAGCACAGGGCAGATGTTTATTGTAGCGCCCCTGTTCTGCCATGGCGCCATGGCAAACCTTTTCAGCACCCATCCCCCTCTGGAAAGACGCATACGGCGGCTTCAGGCCATGGCGTCCGGACGTAGCTGATCCCGCGTGGTTGAACCATATAAACCGGAGAAACAGCCATGCACCGGCGCCCTCTCTCGATAATCCTGCTTTTGCTGCTGGCTGCGGCCTGCGGCGGCAAATACGCCGTTCATGACGAAGCGCCCATGCCGGATGCGGCATCCTGCCCTTTTGTCTATGCTTTTGCGCCGGGGAATTATATTATTGACGTCGCAAGCGGCGCTGACGTGATTTTGGATCCGGCGGCGCAGGAATTTCCCCTTTTTTGCAGGCCGCCTGAAGCCCGCGCGTTCATCAATAAAGAGGTCACGGCAGGACGTCTTGCTGAGGGCGACTGGCGCGTTTATCGGCTGGACGGACAATTTGAGGAGCTGGCGCAACAGTCCGACAACGGCCGCTATACGCTGAAACGCATGGCGTCTGTTGTGGACTGGGTTACGGAAGACTTTTAATTTGCGGCTGATTATGGACAGCAGAAAAAAAACCGTCTTCATCGCCGGCGGCGCCGGCTATATCGGCAGCCATCTCAACAAGGCGGCCCATCAGCAGGGCTACAACACCGTTGTGTACGACAACCTTATTTACGGCCACAAAGGGGCTGTGCAATGGGGCGATTTTGTTCCGGGCGATCTTGAGGATGTCGCGCAATTGCGTCTCGCCTTTCAGCATTTTCGTCCCGACGCGGTCATGCATTTCGCGGCCTATGCCTATGTTGGCGAATCTGTGATCGATCCTGAAAAATATTATCGCAATAACGTGGCGGCAACGCTGAATCTGCTGCGCGTCATGCACGAGGCAGGCTGCGGCCGTTTTATTTTTTCCTCGACATGCGCTACCTACGGCGTTCCTTTGCAGATTCCCATTTCTGAAGATCACTCGCAGTCGCCCATCAACCCCTATGGACAAAGCAAGCTGATGGTGGAAAACATTCTGGCAGATTATGCGGCTGCTTATGATTTCTGCTATGCTTCCCTGCGTTATTTTAATGCGGCGGGGGCGGATCCGCAGGCGCAGATCGGCGAAGATCACAATCCTGAGACGCATCTGATCCCGCTTGTGCTGGATGCGGCGGCCGGCCGGCGCGCGCGAGTGTCTGTTTTTGGAGCGGATTATGACACGCCGGACGGCACGTGCGTCCGTGATTATATACATGTCTGCGATCTGGCGGACGCGCATCTGCTCGCCCTGGAGCATTTGTTTGACGGGGGGCAAAGCGGCTGTTTCAATCTCGGCAACGGGCAGGGTTATTCTGTCAAAGAAGTCATCGACTGCGCCCGCGCGGTCACCGGCAGGGACATCTCCGTGCGGCATGCGCCGCGTCGGGCGGGCGATCCGCCTGCGCTCGTCGGCAGCGCGGAGAAGGCGACAGACGCGCTTGGCTGGCGTCCGCGCCTTGCCCGGCTTGAAGACATCATCTCAACGGCATGGGTCTGGCACAAAAAGAGATTCTGCGTTTGACATCTGCCGTGCGTATGCTTATAATCTTTTTTATGCCTACAATAAAGGCGTTACAGCGCGGGGTGGAGCAGTTCGGTAGCTCGTCGGGCTCATAACCCGAAGGTCCCAGGTTCAAATCCTGGCCCCGCAACCAGAAAAATCAAGGGGTTAAGCTCGAAGAGTTAGCCCCTTTTTCTGTGTATTGCCTATTTTGTCCCCGCTCTATCCCCATTTTTGTATAAATGACCGCTAAACTGGCTTGGCCCGTCACGCGGGGGGGGCGGTTCAGCCACTAGGGGGTAGAGCCTCTCGCTCCGAATACTGGTGGGCAATACTGCCTGGTACAGTATGTTATTTTTTAGTTCTTTTTAATTTTATTTTCGGTTTTTGGTTTTTTGCTATTTCCAGCAACTACAGGAGTTACAGTACGTCGTTTTCATGATCTAAACGCAAGTGGCTGGATCTTCTTGGTATGGATTATTCTACTTGCAATTCCAGTCGTTGGTTTTTTTACATGGATTGCTTTCCTGCTTTGGTTTTGTTTTCAAGGAACAGAAGGTGAAAACAAGTACGGCGCAGATCCATTATGTGCTGATACACATTACAATGAAAGCAAGGCTCAAGAAGAACGGCAACGCAGAAAGAATGAAGAACGCGCCAGACGTGAAGCTGAGAGAGAAAAAGTCCGGCGAGACCAAGACGCAGGCAGAGAGCAGGAATACACGGGGAGCAGCCGAACAGATGACCAGTATGAGATATTAGGTGTGCGCGGAATATGAGCCTTGGCGAGATAAGACGGGCATACTTAAAATTAATCAAGTAGTACGCCCCGGACATGGTAGAACATTTGGGAGATGAGTTTAAGAAACTGGCGCACGAAAAACTGTCGCGCTTAATTCGGCGTAGGGGGAAGATTATTCTATGGTCATATTATTTGACGTTAAAAGTATAAAAAGATAAAAATTGCGAATAATTTGTGAATATGACTGGCTCCATGTCTCATTATCAAAGAAGGCAGTATGCAAAATGAGGGGCACGGTAGCTGCAGAAGGCTTGCAGCACGAAGCGAGGCAAGCCGAACGCGGTCTATGGAGTGATTTAGACACGATTGCACTTTGGGGATGGCGACGAATATAGCGAACCAACAGGCGTAAAAATAAGTGGTTTATATGTGCTGTGAACAAGAAGGGGAATTTACTGTTATTACAGCATTACATAGTGTG contains the following coding sequences:
- the ftsY gene encoding signal recognition particle-docking protein FtsY — its product is MGFFPAVKRFFGGASAASAEVVSGVEDVPAVAVVREEDAVALTLRLREAEPRLSIWLGIILEGVDTAGDLLNARLLFLLRALQAPEEEAQTFVRDFADWLACMEYRNIEEFSSELQYRLALALDMEDEEDERSRLFVKISEGLARTRETLACRLDVLFAGHGGIDDAFWENLEEIFIMADMGYETALALVERLKERARRAGMTEAGQARDLLCAEVEKIFSMPRRISAVNPPEVVLIVGVNGVGKTTTIGKLAHRARMQGKKVMMAAADTFRAAAMEQLQVWAGRTGALFYAKHAGSEPASVAFEAMEEALRQEVDVLFVDTAGRLQTNVNLMEELTKICQVLGKKHPGAPHRCILVIDATTGQNALSQTKLFKEAVGVDELVLTKLDGTAKGGIAVAVAMQHSLHITFVGLGEKLDDLRPFNGADYARALLGGQEGQGF
- a CDS encoding restriction endonuclease, with the protein product MYAERRGAVQARYLPYEQVVAGICKGLSSEKSRAGLCVHGRHRGGCIRQTTKRPQGLLFPTPMGHYSPDWGIAFKRDTVKHIFFIAETKGTMDSLELRPIEKAKIDCTKKLFNEISTTGVKYHNVDSYQNLLTIMRTL
- a CDS encoding cytotoxic translational repressor of toxin-antitoxin stability system, which translates into the protein MHKNPSITSKWLSTAEVAEYLGASQNFLAGVDVMWTVKIHKKVKKTLKAPPVPVQKAVELLTFELRAGGPVAGTWPNYGKLGDNKHHCHLKKGKPAYVAVWLEVKKETQTIEVTYVGTHGKAPY
- a CDS encoding M48 family metalloprotease — translated: MTSRIKTVFLLTLLSAIMIMLGGMMGGRSGVIIAFGLALLMNAGSYWYSDKIVLSMYRARETAPEEAPYLHAVVEELAGKAGIPKPRVCVVPEEAPNAFATGRDQQHAVVAVTEGILRLLSPEQLRGVLSHEIGHIVNRDILIQTVAGVLASAIVTLANIFQFTALFGGNRDGEGGGNPVGALALALLAPIAAGLIQMAISRSREYLADDMGAHLCGRPQELAGALAKLGAASGRIPMQAGNPSTGQMFIVAPLFCHGAMANLFSTHPPLERRIRRLQAMASGRS
- a CDS encoding DVU_2496 family lipoprotein, with amino-acid sequence MHRRPLSIILLLLLAAACGGKYAVHDEAPMPDAASCPFVYAFAPGNYIIDVASGADVILDPAAQEFPLFCRPPEARAFINKEVTAGRLAEGDWRVYRLDGQFEELAQQSDNGRYTLKRMASVVDWVTEDF
- the galE gene encoding UDP-glucose 4-epimerase GalE; this translates as MDSRKKTVFIAGGAGYIGSHLNKAAHQQGYNTVVYDNLIYGHKGAVQWGDFVPGDLEDVAQLRLAFQHFRPDAVMHFAAYAYVGESVIDPEKYYRNNVAATLNLLRVMHEAGCGRFIFSSTCATYGVPLQIPISEDHSQSPINPYGQSKLMVENILADYAAAYDFCYASLRYFNAAGADPQAQIGEDHNPETHLIPLVLDAAAGRRARVSVFGADYDTPDGTCVRDYIHVCDLADAHLLALEHLFDGGQSGCFNLGNGQGYSVKEVIDCARAVTGRDISVRHAPRRAGDPPALVGSAEKATDALGWRPRLARLEDIISTAWVWHKKRFCV
- a CDS encoding DUF805 domain-containing protein, which codes for MLFSVFGFLLFPATTGVTVRRFHDLNASGWIFLVWIILLAIPVVGFFTWIAFLLWFCFQGTEGENKYGADPLCADTHYNESKAQEERQRRKNEERARREAEREKVRRDQDAGREQEYTGSSRTDDQYEILGVRGI